The Streptomyces sp. NBC_00286 nucleotide sequence TTCCACGCCATCAGCGTGCGCAGCGCCTTGGGATCGCGCTCGTCGTGCACATAGCGCACCTCGCCGTGATCCCTGCCGAGCTTGCGCTCCTTGGCGAGCGTCGACTTGGTGAACTTCGGTGACCGGGTGCGCAGTTGGCTCAGATACGCCTCGTAGCCCTGGTCGACGTCCATGACCGGGGACGGGAAGCCGCCGGTGGCCGCCGGCGCGAACGGCGTCTGGCCCGCCGCCAGATGATCGAACTCCCACACCACGAGCCCGCACGCCCGCAGCAGGTCCCGCGCGTCCCAGCTGAATCCGGGCCGGTGCACCACGCCCTGACAGTCCGATACACCTAGACCTATCGCCCGGCCGACGCCGCTGGCGCCGCGCTGGAACGGAAAGAAGGCCGCGGGCTCCCCGCCCTCCCGCACGACAGCTATTCGCACGCCGCGCCGGCAACGCCCCACCGCGAGCGCGAACTCCGGTGACAGGAACGGGTTCGCCAGCTCGGGCGAGCCGTTGAGATGGGCCTTCGACTGGAAAGCCGACCACGCCACCCGATCGGCGGCCGTCAGTTCGCCGGGGCGGTACACGCTGATGTCCACGTCAGGAAGCCTGTCTCTTCACCGTACGGCCGCGCAGGCGCCGTACCAGGACCAGCAGGAGCATGAGGGAGCTGAGCGCGGCAACGACCGCGATTCCACCCTCGACCGACCACCGGTGCACCGCCAGCATGGCCTGGGCGACCAGGATGTTGACCGCTACCGCTGCGGACAAAGACGCCACGATGCGGCCGAACGGTTCCAGTCCGCGCAAACTGGCCGCAACTGCGGTTCCCGGCGCGGCGAGCAGGAAGAACAGCGTGAACGGCGCACGCAGCGGTGAGTCCGCGTCAATGAGCGCCAGCGCCGCACCGACCCCGGCGATCGCCGCGGCGGCCCCCGCGAGCAGTGGCAACAGGTCCCTCCCCGGACCCTGTCGCGACGACCCGTCTCTGCCTGCGGCAGCTGCTTCTGATGAAGATGAACCTGATGAAGATGACTTGATGCGCATGGTCTGCATTGGCGTCTTTGCCCCCCGAAGCGCCGGATGCCGGGCTTCAATGTCGCTCAGCGGGCAGTCGGACGTCAAGATGCGGAAGCGCCAAGTACGAGTTCCCCGGAGGACGGAATCCTCCGGGGAACTGGCGATCATCTGGGGTGAGTTGGGGCTACGGGACGAGCTTCAGCAGCTTGTTGGGGGAGCCGCTGCCGGGGCTGGTGACCGCGTTCGAGGTCGCGCCGGCCACCAGGGCCGAGGCCACCGACGCGGGCGAGGCCGACGTGTGGTTCGCCAGGTAGACCGCCGCGGCGCCCGCGACATGAGGGGTCGCCATGGACGTACCGGAGATGGTGTTGGTGGCGGTGTCGCTGGTGTGCCATCCCGCGGTGATCGAGACGCCTGGGGCGAAGATGTCCAGCACGGAGCCGAAGTTGGAGAAGCTGGCCCTGGCGTCCGTGTTGCTGGTGGCGCCGACGGTGATCGCCGAGGCGACGCGGGCGGGGGAGTACGAGGAGGCGTTGGCACTGGAGTTGCCGGCCGCGACCGCGTAGGTCACACCGCTCGCGATGGAGTTCGCGACGGCCGTGTCCAGCGCGGTGGAGGCGCCGCCGCCGAGCGACATGTTGGCGACCGACGGGCCGCTGGCGTTCTCGGTGACCCACTCGATGCCGGCGACGACACCCGCGGTGGTGCCGGAACCGGCGTTGTTGAGCACGCGTACCCCCACGATGTCCGCCTTCTTGGCGACGCCGTAGGTGGAGCCCGCGATGGTCGTGGCCACATGTGTGCCGTGACCGTTGCCGTCCTGTGCGGTGGTGTCGCCGTCCACGGCGTCGTAACCGTCCGCGGCCCGCCCGCTCAGCTCGCCGTGCGTGATCCGTACGCCGGTGTCGATGACGTACACGGTCACCCCGCTGCCCGCCGAGTCCGGGTAGGTGTACGTGGTCGACAGCGGCAGCGCGGACTGGTCGATGCGGTCCAGGCCCCAAGGGGCGTTGGACTGCGTGGTGTCGGCGAGCTGCACCCGCTGGTTCTGCTCGACCGAGGCCACGGAGGGATCGGCCGCGAGTCTCTTGGCCTCGGTCGCCGTGAGCGACGCCGTGTAGCCGTTGAGCGCGGTGTCGAAGGTCTTCTTCACCGTGCCGCCGTACTCGTTGATCAGTTCCTTGCCCTGGGTGGAAGCGGCCTTGAAGTCCGCGCTCTTCTTCAGCGTGACGATGTAGCTGCCCTTGATCGCGGTGGGGGAGTCCGCCGCGAGCACCCGGCCCTGGGCCGGGGCGGCCTGGGCGGGCAGCGCGGTGACCGCTGCCAGCAGGGCGGCG carries:
- a CDS encoding GNAT family N-acetyltransferase, with translation MDISVYRPGELTAADRVAWSAFQSKAHLNGSPELANPFLSPEFALAVGRCRRGVRIAVVREGGEPAAFFPFQRGASGVGRAIGLGVSDCQGVVHRPGFSWDARDLLRACGLVVWEFDHLAAGQTPFAPAATGGFPSPVMDVDQGYEAYLSQLRTRSPKFTKSTLAKERKLGRDHGEVRYVHDERDPKALRTLMAWKSAQYRRTGRSDRFAHEWITRLVWQLFHSRSESFAGILSVLYVDDKPIAAHFGLRSERVLACWFPAYDPAFSKYSPGLVLHLRMAEAAAADGIAYLDLGRGQKEYKDSLKTREIFVSEGLVTRRHPVALGHRARRAPVRALRNAVLARPELFEPADKLLKRMGEIRSRSRVATKPKKM
- a CDS encoding S8 family peptidase, whose protein sequence is MARLRSNKIRVAATTTVATAALLAAVTALPAQAAPAQGRVLAADSPTAIKGSYIVTLKKSADFKAASTQGKELINEYGGTVKKTFDTALNGYTASLTATEAKRLAADPSVASVEQNQRVQLADTTQSNAPWGLDRIDQSALPLSTTYTYPDSAGSGVTVYVIDTGVRITHGELSGRAADGYDAVDGDTTAQDGNGHGTHVATTIAGSTYGVAKKADIVGVRVLNNAGSGTTAGVVAGIEWVTENASGPSVANMSLGGGASTALDTAVANSIASGVTYAVAAGNSSANASSYSPARVASAITVGATSNTDARASFSNFGSVLDIFAPGVSITAGWHTSDTATNTISGTSMATPHVAGAAAVYLANHTSASPASVASALVAGATSNAVTSPGSGSPNKLLKLVP